The sequence TTCGGCTGGTTGTCCGGCGTCACCGTGCGGTGGAACACGCCGCCGTCGTAGAGGCCCGCGTCCACGTACCCCAGGAAGTTGCGCACCGTCTTCGGCGCATGGGCCTCGTCGAGCTCCAATTCGATGTCGCCCTTCTCCGTCTGGAGCAGCACCCGCACCGGCGGAGGCGCCTTCGGCTTGCCGCCCTTCTTCGGCGCGGCGAGCACGGCGGCGGGAAGGGTGAGCAGCAACACGGCGAGGCAAGCAGACGCAAACGTCTTCATGGGCGGCACCTGGACGGGAGGACGGCCCGCGTACGATGCCCGCCACGGGCCGAGCAGGGCCAGGAAATCCCCTTCCCTTCGTATCCTTCCCAGCAGCCTCCGTCCCCGAGAACCCCACGCGATGACCGCCCGTCACAACCTCCTGTCCCCCGAGCTGAAGGCCAATCCGTACCCGGCGTACGCGGACCTGCGCCGCAACGCCCCGGTGTGTCAGGTGGACCCGGGTGGAATGTGGGCCGTGTCCCGCTACGAGGACGTGATGTACGTCCTCAAGAATCCGCAGCTCTTCTCCTCGACAGGCTTCGGGGCGGCCACCAACCCGCCGTGGCTGGGCGGCAACCCGCTCTCCGACTCGATGCTCGCGCAGGACCCGCCCCTGCACGGGCGACTGCGGGGACTCATCTCCCGCGCCTTCGGCGCTTCCGCCATCTCCCGCATGGAACCGCGCGTGCGTGACATTGCCCGCGAGGCCGTGGCCGCGCTGCCCCTGGGCCAATCCTTCGACGTGATGCAGCCCTATGCCCTGCGCATCCCCGCCAGCGTCATCGGCGACCTGCTGGGCGTGGAGCCCGCGCTGCATGCGCGGCTCAAGCGGTGGGCGGACCTCATCACCGGCGGCGTCACCACCGTGCGCCCGGAGGAGGAGGACCGCAAGCAGCTCGCGCGCGATGCGGTGAGGGAGCTGAAGACGTACTTCGGCGAGCTGCTGGAGCGCCGC comes from Pyxidicoccus parkwaysis and encodes:
- a CDS encoding cytochrome P450, whose protein sequence is MTARHNLLSPELKANPYPAYADLRRNAPVCQVDPGGMWAVSRYEDVMYVLKNPQLFSSTGFGAATNPPWLGGNPLSDSMLAQDPPLHGRLRGLISRAFGASAISRMEPRVRDIAREAVAALPLGQSFDVMQPYALRIPASVIGDLLGVEPALHARLKRWADLITGGVTTVRPEEEDRKQLARDAVRELKTYFGELLERRRQEPGEDMLSDLVRLRVDGEALSTDELLAFCAMLLVGGIETAVNMLGTSLLVLAERPELLARLREERSRIPAFLEEVLRYEPPIHAAPRVTTQDVEVGGTHLPAGSRVLTLIGSACRDDAQYPDADRFDLDRPGPQNLPFGHGIHFCLGAQLARLEGRLALEAVLERVGRLERGPEPMTWHRTLVVRGPGTLPLVLHPV